In one Rutidosis leptorrhynchoides isolate AG116_Rl617_1_P2 chromosome 8, CSIRO_AGI_Rlap_v1, whole genome shotgun sequence genomic region, the following are encoded:
- the LOC139863398 gene encoding uncharacterized protein, whose amino-acid sequence MDMEDEFIILIILYWYVRQRNSSRIERCRDTTSSLTGHAYTQELLGGSNIQCHQLLRLSRDAYVLLCNHFKERNWLQDSRYISIEEKMAIFLTILGQNDGFREIKYRFQHSLRTIHICFHEVLQGMMQFAREAIGPSSLNVSPNASDRHRYLREIFSGAIGALDGTLVHAVVPSKQQAAYRGRGGGRCYQNVLGICDFNMVFTFVWAGWEGIAHDSRVLNEVLFNPTSGFPVPPPNKYYLCDAAYTNARGFLAPYRNTRYWLADFRRRRALTSKEKFNHGHAQLRNVIERAYGVLKSRFPILKEMAPYPFPVQRNVVIACFAIHNFIRKWNIHDELFRECDEQDEEDEGDEHVEGEEDEPEIQWDAQSTQYMSNLRDEIASNI is encoded by the exons ATGGATATGGAAGATGAATTTATAATCTTAATCATTCTATATTGGTATGTGAGGCAAAGAAACTCATCAAGAATTGAAAGGTGTAGAGATACCACTTCATCATTAACCGGGCATGCATACACACAAGAGTTATTAGGTGGATCGAACATACAATGTCACCAACTATTGCGTCTCTCACGTGATGCATATGTTCTTTTATGTAACCATTTTAAAGAAAGAAATTGGTTGCAAGATAGTAGGTATATAAGTATCGAGGAGAAGATGGCAATATTTTTAACTATTCTTGGACAAAATGACGGATTTAGAGAAATAAAATATAGATTTCAACACTCATTGCGAACTATTCATATATGTTTTCATGAAGTTCTTCAAGGAATGATGCAATTTGCGAGAGAAGCCATAGGGCCGTCATCACTCAATGTTAGCCCGAATGCGTCAGATCGGCATAGATATTTGAGAGAAATATTTTCG GGAGCAATAGGTGCACTAGATGGGACTCTTGTACATGCAGTTGTTCCTTCTAAGCAACAAGCTGCCTATAGAGGGCGAGGTGGTGGTCGATGTTATCAAAATGTTTTAGGGATATGTGACTTCAATATGGTATTTACATTTGTTTGGGCTGGATGGGAAGGCATAGCTCATGATTCTAGAGTACTAAACGAAGTTTTATTCAATCCAACTTCTGGTTTTCCAGTTCCTCCACCAA ATAAATATTATTTATGTGATGCTGCATATACAAATGCTCGTGGATTTTTGGCTCCATATCGTAATACAAGATATTGGTTAGCGGATTTTCGACGTCGGCGTGCTTTAACTAGCAAAGAAAAATTTAATCATGGACATGCACAACTTAGAAATGTCATTGAACGTGCTTATGGAGTTTTGAAATCAAGATTTCCAATACTAAAAGAGATGGCTCCTTATCCATTTCCGGTACAAAGAAACGTGGTGATTGCTTGTTTTGCGATACATAATTTTATTAGAAAGTGGAATATTCATGATGAGCTTTTCAGAGAATGCGACGAGCAAGACGAAGAGGATGAAGGTGATGAACATGTAGAAGGTGAGGAAGACGAACCAGAAATACAATGGGATGCCCAAAGTACGCAATATATGTCAAATTTGCGTGATGAAATTGCAAGCAATATATGA
- the LOC139865011 gene encoding calcium-dependent protein kinase 1-like translates to MGNTCVGPNFSKTDFIQSVTAAIWTTKSPDEPSLTTPKQQQQDPFPVQNNPPQPITIPKPENEQPKPKKVRQVKRVSSAGLRTASVLQRKTGNLKEFYTLGKKLGQGQFGVTFLCIEKATGELYACKSIAKRKLLTDDDVEDVRREIQIMHHLGEHRNVISIKGAYEDAVAVHLVMELCKGGELFDRIIQRGHYTERKAAELTRTIVGVVEACHSLGVMHRDLKPENFLFVDKREDALLKTIDFGLSAFFKPGESFHDVVGSPYYVAPEILKKNYGPEADVWSAGVIVYILLSGVPPFWAETETGIFDQVLHGDLDFSSDPWPSISDSAKDLVRRMLVRDPKKRLTAHEVLCHPWVQVDGVAPDKPLDSAVLSRMKQFSAMNKLKKMALRVIAESLSEEEIAGLKQMFQMIDVDNSGQITFDELKAGLKRVGANLKESEIYYLMQAADVDNSGTIDYGEFVAATLHMNKIEKENHLFAAFSYFDKDGSGYITADELQHACEKFGIDARFEDLIQDVDQDNDGRIDYNEFVAMMQGPSNPGAKKGLDTTFSVKFREVLKL, encoded by the exons ATGGGGAACACATGTGTTGGACCAAATTTTTCGAAAACCGATTTTATTCAATCGGTTACAGCTGCAATTTGGACAACTAAATCCCCCGATGAACCATCACTAACCACCcctaaacaacaacaacaagatcCATTTCCGGTTCAAAACAACCCGCCCCAACCAATAACAATCCCAAAACCCGAAAACGAACAACCGAAACCGAAGAAAGTTCGCCAAGTCAAACGTGTGTCAAGCGCGGGTCTACGAACTGCGTCCGTATTACAACGAAAAACCGGAAACTTAAAGGAGTTTTACACTTTAGGTAAAAAATTAGGACAAGGTCAATTCGGTGTTACGTTTTTATGTATAGAGAAAGCGACGGGTGAACTATACGCGTGTAAATCGATTGCGAAAAGGAAGTTATTGACTGATGATGATGTTGAAGATGTAAGAAGGGAAATTCAGATAATGCATCATTTAGGTGAGCATCGAAATGTGATATCGATAAAAGGTGCGTATGAGGATGCGGTTGCGGTTCATCTTGTTATGGAATTGTGTAAGGGTGGTGAGCTTTTCGATAGGATTATTCAACGTGGACATTATACGGAACGAAAAGCGGCTGAGCTTACGAGAACGATTGTTGGAGTTGTGGAAGCTTGTCATTCGTTGGGTGTTATGCATCGGGATTTAAAGCCCGAGAATTTTCTTTTTGTTGATAAGAGAGAAGATGCTCTTCTTAAAACTATCGATTTTGGATTGTCGGCTTTCTTTAAACCTG gTGAATCGTTTCATGATGTGGTTGGTAGCCCATATTATGTTGCACCCGAAATTCTGAAGAAAAATTATGGGCCCGAAGCGGATGTTTGGAGTGCGGGGGTGATTGTTTATATCTTATTAAGTGGTGTTCCTCCGTTTTGGGCTG AAACGGAAACGGGAATATTTGACCAAGTGCTGCATGGTGATCTTGATTTTTCGTCTGATCCATGGCCAAGCATTTCCGATAGTGCAAAAGATCTTGTGAGAAGAATGCTTGTTCGAGACCCAAAAAAGCGTTTAACTGCACATGAAGTTTTAT GCCATCCATGGGTTCAAGTTGATGGTGTGGCTCCAGACAAGCCACTTGACTCTGCAGTTCTGAGTCGTATGAAACAATTTTCAGCCATGAACAAGCTCAAGAAAATGGCTCTTAGA GTTATAGCGGAGAGTCTATCAGAAGAAGAAATAGCCGGTCTGAAACAAATGTTTCAAATGATAGATGTTGATAATAGTGGTCAAATTACTTTCGATGAACTTAAGGCTGGACTTAAAAGAGTCGGTGCTAACCTTAAAGAGTCAGAAATTTATTATTTAATGCAAGCA GCAGACGTTGATAATAGTGGAACGATTGATTATGGAGAATTTGTTGCTGCAACATTGCATATGAACAAAATTGAGAAAGAAAATCATTTATTTGCGGCTTTTTCTTACTTCGATAAGGATGGAAGTGGTTATATTACTGCTGATGAGCTTCAACACGCTTGTGAGAAGTTTGGAATAGATGCTCGTTTTGAAGATTTGATTCAAGATGTCGACCAAGATAAT gatGGGCGCATAGATTACAATGAGTTTGTGGCCATGATGCAAGGACCTTCCAATCCGGGTGCCAAGAAGGGTCTAGATACTACTTTCAGCGTTAAGTTTAGAGAAGTATTAAAACTATGA